From the Vibrio tubiashii ATCC 19109 genome, the window GGATGGTTTGTCTTTACAGGTATTGAAGCTCGCTATCGCTTCAACGATATTACCGTTGAAGGAGATCGTTCTGGCGTGAGAGATTACGCAATTCAAAAAGGTGACGATCCAAGCATCTACGACGTAACGTTAGAACACAATCAAGCAACCGCAGTGGCAGGTTTTGCTTGGTACAACCAAAGCTTCGGCGCAACCTTAACCGCTACCGCGAAAACGCCAGACTACAAAGAAGCAAAAGAAAGCATGTATGGCACAGGTGGCATTGCCTTATACGCTTTCTTCTAAAGCCTTAAATTGTGAACTTCTGGCAGTCTTGATTCAAGCTGCCAGACCTTTCTTCAACCACTCCGCTGACACTTCGTAGTTGTTCATTGTTCTGCTCTAACTCTTTCATAGCCGAAGAAATTTGCGTCATATTATCTGCCATGGACTGACTGGTCGTCGCAAGCTCTTTGATTGAAGAAAAAATGACTTCGGTTTGGTGCGATGCTTCATCTGCTTTTTCAGTAATCAGCTTAAGCGCATCCATTGCCTCTTGACCACGAGCCCGCCCTGTTGCCATTGAAGATTCAGATTGACCAATATATTGAATCACTTCAGCACTTTCTTTCTTCATGGTGTCTATAGTGCCGGAAATTTCCGTTACTGCATCGACGGTACGAACGGCTAGGCTGCGAACCTCATCTGCCACCACGGCAAAGCCTCGCCCTTGCTCCCCTGCCCTTGCCGCCTCAATAGCCGCATTCAACGCGAGTAAGTTAGTTTGTTCAGCGATACCATTGATAATCTCCATTACAGAGTCGACCTTCGAAGACGCTTCTTCAAGCAATTGAATGTGTCCTGCAGCAGACGTTAATATCGTCCCGACTTCTTCAAGGGAACCAATCGCAGCGCCAATAACTTTGGCTCCCTCTTCAGCCGCGTCCGTTGAAGAACGCGATATTTCAGAAACAAACTCCAACGAATTGGATACCTCTTGAGTCGTGACACTCACTTCTTCCGTGGCTGATGCCAAGAGCTGAGTCTGCCCTAATACCTCTGATTGATGATGAGCCAACATATCTAGGCCTTGGTTTAATTCAGCGGCATTACCCGATAACGCTTGACTACTGTCTTGGACGCCACGAACTAGCCCACCCAGATTTTCACAGCTTTCGTTAATGCTGCTGGCCAATTGATTAAATTCATCATTAGGGTTTTTGGTCAACGCCATTCGTTGAGATAAGTCACCACTCGATACCCCGTGCAACACCTGTCGAGTTCTCGCTAGCGATTTAGCCAAAGATGTGCTTTGCATAACAAAAATAGCGACAGTAAAGACAGCTAACAATACACAAGCCACCAGCACTGACCACAAGGTTTGCTCTGAAGTGTTTTCGGCTGATGATTGGTACTGCTGAGAAATCGAACCGAGCTCATCAGTAATAGAGGCGATTAATTGTGTCAGCTGTGCTTTAGAAGTCAGCAATTGCTGCTCAACGCTACCTAACTGCTGCGATAATTCACTGACCCTGACAAAGGTAGATTTATATTGTTCGATTTCCTTTTCATATAGCTCCAACATCGCATAAACATTCGACATACTTTCAAAGCTGCCCATAGCGCGATTAAACAATTTCAAATTCTCTTCATTCGGTTGGAGCAAATAATTTTGTTGAGACTTCACCATTGCCTGAAAATCGGAGTTAAGCGTCACCATTCCAGTCTCTTCGATTTTCTTTTCAATCGTATCTGCCAATTGTTTTAGTTCACCAAGTTTTCCTTCATCAATGGTGAAACCAAGTTCTTGTTTCAAATTTAGCCATGGGTTAGCCGCAGACTCAAAATCATTCACATTTCGGGTAAGTTTGTCTGCTTGCTGGGTCAGTTCAAGCTTGGAGAGAAATTCAGCATCTTTATTAACAGCAGCGACTATTGCCGAGATCTCTTGTGTTGCCGTTGAAACTTGGGATCCACTTAAATTATCCAAGTTACTGCTCAGCGTAAGAATCTTACTCTGCGTTTGGTAGATAGACATTGACCCCGTAGATATATCACTACTCAAATGATACTGGTCGCTCATTTGGGTCAATCTTGATGAAGTAAATCCTGCTAAAGCGACAAAGCCTAATGCTAATACAACCAAAAATAGCATCACCTTTTGCTTTTGCGAAAGTGCAAGCATATCCATAAATAATCCCTTAACATCAGTGGTATGCGTTAATACTTGCCTAGCCAACAATTATCTTTTTATTATTAATATTCTTATATTTGCAACAATTTTATAACATACATTTTAGTCCAAGTACGCTTTTTTTTCTTATTTCGCAAAATGTTGTTTCTCGGAATCTCTAACCCTATTTAAACCCCACTTTTTGTAATAAAATAACAGGCAAATTACTAAATACGAGATGAGCACATGTCAACAACTGGTCGTATTCATTCTTTCGAGTCCTGTGGGACAGTAGACGGACCTGGTATTCGTTTTATTGTCTTTTTGCAAGGTTGCTTAATGCGTTGTATGTACTGTCATAATCGCGACACATGGGATACTCACGGTGGTAAGGAAGTGACCGTTGAAGAAATCATTAATGAAGCAAAATCTTATCGTCACTTTATGAATGCTTCAGGTGGTGGTGTGACGTGTTCCGGTGGTGAAGCCATGCTTCAGCCTGAGTTTGTCCGCGACTTTTTCCGCGCAGCCCATGCTGAAGGTATTCACACTTGCCTTGATACCAATGGCTATATTCGTAAACACACTGACGTCATTGACGAAGTGCTTGAAGCGACAGACTTAGTCATGCTTGATCTTAAGCATATGAAAGATGAGATCCACCATGACTTTATCGGCGTCTCGAACAAAAGAACATTAGACTTTGCTCGTTACCTGCATAAGATTGGGCAAAAAACGTGGATTCGCTATGTCGTCGTTCCTGGTTATACGGATGATGAAGAAGCAGCACATATGCTAGGTGACTTCATTAAAGACATGGACAACATTGAAAAGATTGAGCTGCTCCCTTATCACAAGCTTGGTGCTCATAAGTGGGAAGCTCTAGGTATCGAGTATCCACTAGAAGGGACTAACCCACCTTCCAAAGAAACCATGGACAATATCGTATCAATTCTTGAGCAGTATCACTCAAACGTTAAATACTGATACCACTTAACGTCTAATTCGTAAAAAATACCAACCCACTCGGTTGGTATTTTTTTGAGGTTTAAATGGAGTTGAACGAACTACTAGCGCTCTTCATTGCGCTAATTGCCCTGCTCTTTGTATGGCGTGATGTCAAAGAAGTATTCCTACCGAAATTAGTCAATGAACGTACGTTTCAGCACATTACCTTTGCAATCACATTTGCGTTGTTCGTACTCTGGTCAGCAGATGCTGGGGTGAAAGAAGGGTTATCAATCCACTTTCTCGGCATAACGGCACTGACTTTGATGTACGTTTGGCAAAGTGCGTTTGCCCTCTCTACTGTCGTTGCTTTGCTCATGGCTCTGTTTGGTGAATTTACCTTCTATGCAGTTCCAGAGTACCTGCTCTTCTCCTGCTTAATCCCTATCCTTATCAGCTACAGCGTATTCCTCGCCAGTTATCGCTATCTGCCAAGGAACATATTCGTGTTTATTTTCGTTGCGGGGTTTCTCAATGGCGGCCTAACTGGGACTTTTCACTTAGTCATCAACTCAGCTTATTTTCTGATCGTTAGCGATTACGACTGGCAAACGATTTTTGACAATTACCTAGTGTTTACTCCTCTACTTGCTTTCCCTGAAGGGCTCCTTAATGGGATGACAGCAGCGGTATTAACTGTGTTTAAGCCAGAATTACTACGAGTATTTTCCGATCGCGACTACATCTACAATCACTATCACAAATAGTAACGAAATTTGTTGTCCAATCTTTGTGCTTTTCATATTAAATATGTGTTGAGATCATGTTTCAGCCCGCAAAGAACAGATAACCTAAGCACATTAAAAATGTATTAGATTATTTTAGTGAGGCCACCATGGAAATGACTAACGCTCAACGTTTGATCCTTTCGAATCAGTATTACCTAATGTCGCAACTTGACCAAGAAAATGCGGCAAAGTACCAACGCCTACAAACCATTGTAGAGCGTGGCTATGAACTGCAAATGCGTGAGCTCAACAAAGACTTTGGTTGTTTAGTCGAAGCAGAATGCCGAGAAATCATCGACATCATGGAAATGTACCATGCGATGCAAGAGTCAAACAAAATGCTCTCTGAACAAGAACAAGGTGAGGTTGACCAGCGCCGACTAACCTTCCTAGGATTTGATATTGCTTCTGAAGCGCAACTTGTTAACTACGTACGCTTCTTAGTTGATTCTGAAGGTCTATACCCTCAATTCAGTAAGGGCGAACACCACTTCAACGCGCAAATGCCAATGCTAGAAAAATATCGCCGTATGCTAAACACATGGCGTAACTGCCCTCGCCAGTACCACTTGTGTGCTAACGAGTTAAAGCAGATTTTTAACGCGTAATAACGATGTGAATACACAAAAAAAAGGGACCAAGCGGTCCCTTTTTCTTTGCGTCTGTCTTTATGACAACTTAAATGTAGCAACTTTCGCACTTAACTCATCAGCCTGGCTCTTAACTTGGTAAGACTCCTCTGAACTTTGATTGACGCCAACCACCAATTGATCAGCCACATCTTTTATTGACGTAATGTTTTGAGTGATTTCACTGGTCACATGCGTTTGCTCTTCAGCCGCAGTGGCGATTTGAGTTGCCATATCGCTGATTAATGTCACCGCTTGATTTATCTCGCCAAGCGCATTCGCAGCTCGGTCAGCATCTTGTACTGACAACCCTGCCAAACCAGCACTGCTATGCATGATTGAGACTGCTCTGCCAGTTGTTTCTTGCAGCACAGTAATCGTGTTTTTAATCTCTTCTGTCGAAGAATGAGTTCGTTGCGAAAGGACGCGAACTTCGTCCGCTACCACAGCAAAACCTCTTCCTTGCTCACCCGCACGTGCCGCTTCAATCGCAGCATTTAGTGCAAGTAAGTTGGTTTGTTCAGCGATACCTTGAATGGTGGCGAGTACGGTCGAGATCTCTTGACCGTGACGTTCTAGCTCACCAACAATATCACTGGCACTTTGTAGTTCGTTAGCAAGTTTGTTGATTGAACCCTTCGTGTTTTCAACCAACTCATGACCATTTTCCGTACTCGCTGTAGATTCTTGAGCAGCTTGCGCCGTTTGCTCCGCGTGAGACGCAATCTCTTGCGTCGCACTCGCTAATTCAGTAACTGCGGTCGCAACCATAGTAATCTCTTGTTGCTGGTGATGGATTTCATCCACCGCACTCTGAGCTCTACGAGCACTGGACTCTGACTGGTGTGTAAGCTGCGAAGACTGTTCCCTTATATGTCCTATCAGTTGCTGCAAGCTGCCAACAAAAGTATTGAAGTTATGGGCTAATTTGCCTACTTCATCGTGGGACTCGACTTTAATACGCTGAGTTAAGTCACCGCTGCCATTCGCAATCTGCTCTAACGCGTTAGATACATTGTTCAACGGACGGAAAAGCATGTTACAAAGAAGGTTAAACAGAATAGTACAGATAACCACAACAATACCGGTGACAAGTAACTGTCCCCAGACCGCACTAAACAACGGTGAAACTAATGAGTCATAGTCAACAACAATAACAGTGGTTAATCCGCTGTTATCAATAGACTTCGCATAGATAACAGACTCTTTTCCTAGCACATCTACATAGATATCGTGGCCAGAATTTACCGCCTCCTTAATTGAGCTCTCATTTAAACCCAGTTCCAGCAGTGACTTGTTAAGTAACTTCGTATCTTGGTGGGCAAAGACATTTCCTTTGTCGTTAGCAATGAACATGTAGCCTTCACCAGGAAGAATAACTTTCTCCATCCCACTTAAGATATCGGTAATCTCAACGTCCGCACCAAGCACTACTTGCTGCCCATGCAATTCTAGAGCCTTACCCAATGAAACAACGTTTGCGCCTGTTGCTGCGGCAACGGTCGGGTTGTCCATAAAGACTTTGCTAGGTTGTTTGACTGCATTTTTATACCAACCCCACTCTCTCGGGTCATCGTTACCCGGAGGCAAAACTACACCATTGGCATTATCTTGCCCACCATCTGGGTAAGCGAGAAAAATATTGTCGAAGTTTCCTGAGTTTTTAACTTGCTTGAGGTGAGTAACAATATCTTCCTTCTTAGATTCTTGAGATAGCGAAGTGAGTGCTCTCTCTTTTGACAAAATCCAATCGGAAACATACTGATTATATGAGGAGGCCGTACTCTCTAAGCGTTGTTCCACTTCAACATTTAATCTTTCTAGTGAAGCTCGGAATGAAAGTCCCTCAACCAAAAGTCCCCCGATGACTATGGCAACACTCGCCGAAATTGCGAGCTTATTTTTGAGTGATAGTTTTTTTAGCATGCTTTATTCGCTTTTGTTTTATTTATGTATTGAACTTCTATGAGTCGCAACCATTATATTTTGAGGATAGAAATAAATAATGATCCAGCTCGAAAGTTAACAAATTTCTATCGATAGCGATAACAGCACTCCAAAGCATGCTTTGACGACTTCGCTAGCTGATTCGATTTACTACGAAGAGTTTAAAACACATAGGCAACACCAAGGTTTGCTGAAGTCGTAACGCCACTTTCTATTAACGGGCTGTCTTCAATTCCACCTTCAATATTGGTGTATCGCACTCCTCCAGTAACGCGTATTTTAGGTGTGATATGCATATAACCAGAAGCGCCAATGAAAAACTGCCCGTCCCAGTCTGCATCGAATTCGTCGAAGTTAGAGCGCGCCGCTTCTTCAGAGCTCACTCCGTATAAATGATTGTTCAATCGCTCGCTGTTGTATGCAAAGCCCATTGAAGGTGTGATGCCCCAGCCGTTTCTTCGAATCGGTAACCGCCAAACGGCCTCTGCATAAATGCCGCTATGACGATGTAAGATGTCACTGCCTGCCGTCGCTTCAAACAAACCAACTAAAGTGATTACTTGGTAGGTTACCCCACCCAGCACAGTCGCTTGTCGTTCATCCATCAATCTAATATCAGGGTTAGTTGAATCCCCAGGTTTTAACGTACGAGGATCATATGCAGCCCTAAAGATAATGTTTTGCGGTGAACCAAGTGGGTATAAGCGATATCCGGCAGTAAAGCCACGTAAGAATAGATGCTCACCTTCATAGCCAACAAGGGGAATAATGGTTTCATTCGATGGCGTGTCTTTATAGACAGCCGGCGAGTATGAAGCAGCGGCACCAATTGACCACTGGGAAATTTTTGCCATAGCCTGTGGGGCAACCAATAAGATCGCAGCGGGAAGTAACCTTTGCCAGAGTGATTTCAAAACAACACCTAATACATAACTTGAGTGAATAACGGCGCAATTATATGGAACGCCATACATTTACGCAACAACTCATATTCACAGCAATAATTACACCAACCTTAACAACAACTGACTAGTATTACTTAAGCTAGCAAAACGATTAATTTGCATAAGCACACGATCGCACAAGACACTCAATAATAACTGCCACAAATGCCTGATTCTGCACGTTACAACTGAGTGTGGTCTGACAACTAGCTCTTGGTCACAAATTGTAATTAAACACATATTTTTTAAGCAAAATTCTAAAAACCAACTAATCTTAAGTAAGAAAGGATTTGCTTTTCTATGCGGGTTTATTGTCAGTTTGACAGGTTCAGAGGGGAATTCATTATGAGTATTTTCGACCATTTCCAAGCGCGCTACGAAGCCTCAAAGGATGAGGAGTTATCACTGCAAGAGTTTTTAGCTCTATGTAAGGATGACAAAAGCGCTTATGCCAACGCAGCTGAGCGACTATTAATGGCAATTGGCGAGCCAGAGGTCATTGATACAGCGCAAGACCCACAACTGAGTCGTATTTTCTCCAACCGCGTGATTTCTCGATACGACACATTTAAAGACTTCTACGGTATGGAAGATGCCATCGAGCAGATTGTTTCCTACCTCAAACATGCGGCCCAAGGGCTTGAAGAACGCAAGCAGATTCTTTATCTACTTGGTCCGGTAGGTGGCGGTAAATCGTCTTTAGCCGAAAAACTAAAAGCGTTGATGCAACAAGTTCCAATTTATGTGCTTTCCGCTAACGGTGAACGCAGCCCTGTTAATGATCACCCATTCTGTCTGTTTGATGTCAGTGAAGATGGTGAGCTACTTAAACAAGAGTACGGCATAGAAAAACGTTACTTGCGTTCGATTATGTCCCCATGGGCGGCAAAACGACTCCATGAGTTCGGTGGCGACATTTCAAAATTCAAAGTTGTTAAAGTTAGACCTTCCATTCTAGACCAGCTAGCGATTGCTAAAACTGAGCCAGGTGATGAAAACAACCAAGACATTTCGTCGTTGGTTGGTAAAGTCGACATTCGACAACTTGAGCATTTCTCGCAAGACGATCCTGATGCATACAGTTACTCAGGCGCACTATGTCGAGCAAACCAAGGCTTGATGGAATTCGTCGAGATGTTTAAAGCGCCAATCAAGGTGCTTCACCCGCTACTTACTGCAACCCAAGAGGGTAACTACAATGGTACCGAAGGCCTATCAGCCCTACCATTTGATGGCATGATTCTCGCCCACTCGAATGAATCAGAATGGCAAACATTCCGCAACAACAAAAACAACGAGGCATTCCTTGACCGTGTCTACATAGTCAAAGTGCCATACTGTCTACGCGTTGCGGAAGAAGTAAAGATCTACCAAAAACTGCTCGACCATTCAGAACTATCGAAAGCGCCATGTTCACCAAGCACGCTTGAGCTACTTTCACAGTTCAGTATTCTGTCTCGACTTAAAGAGCCAGAGAACTCATCGATCTTCTCCAAGATGAGAGTCTACGATGGTGAAACGCTCAAAGACACAGATCCTAAAGCGAAGAGCTATCAAGAGTATCGTGACTTTGCGGGAGTCGATGAAGGCATGTCAGGTCTTTCAACCCGTTTCGCGTTCAAGATTCTATCGCGCGTATTCAACTTCGATCAGACAGAGGTAGCAGCAAACCCTGTTCACCTGTTCTATGTTATCGAGCAGCAGATCGAACGTGAGCAATTCCCTCAAGAAACAGCAGAGAAGTATCTAGAGTTCTTGAAAGGATATCTAGTGCCACGCTACGTCGAGTTTATCGGTAAAGAGATCCAGACTGCGTACTTAGAGTCCTACTCCGAGTACGGTCAAAATATCTTTGACCGCTATGTAACCTACGCAGATTTCTGGATTCAAGACCAAGAATACCGCGATCCAGAAACTGGTCAGCTATTCGACCGCTCTGCATTAAACAATGAACTAGAAAAAATCGAAAAAACAGCCGGTATAAGCAACCCGAAAGATTTCCGTAATGAAATCGTTAACTTTGTGCTTCGTGCTCGCGCCAACAACAATGGTACGAACCCAGTTTGGACAAGCTACGAAAAACTGCGCACTGTGATTGAGAAGAAAATGTTCTCAAATACAGAAGAGTTGCTACCAGTTATCTCCTTCAACACTAAAACCTCTTCTGAAGATCAGAAGAAACACGATGACTTCGTCGCTCGTATGATGGAAAAAGGCTACACAGAGAAACAAGTACGCTTGCTATCTGAATGGTATCTACGCGTTCGTAAATCTTCGTAATAGCAGTGTTTTAGCCCATGAAATCCCTACCAGAGTATAACGCTCTGGTAGGAGATTGGATGAATAAGTGTCTGTCGACATGTAACGGCAGGTGCATAAGAGATAAGGGGTGACTCATGGCGCAATTTATTGACCGACGACTGAACGGCAAAAATAAAAGTGCGGTAAACCGTCAGCGCTTTTTACGCCGCCATAAAGAGCAGATTAAAGAATCTGTGGCGGATGCGGTAAATCGCCGTTCAATCACCAACACTGAAACCGGTGAAGACGTATCCATTCCGCATAAAGACATCAAAGAGCCCGTCTTTCATCAAGGCAAAGGTGGCTTAAAAGAGCGTGTCCATCCAGGCAATGACCAGTTCATTACCGGAGACAAAATCGAACGACCTAAAGGTGGTGGACAAGGCGGAGGTTCTGGCGAGGGCGAAGCCAGTGCTGACGGCGAAGGCCAAGACGATTTTGTATTCCAGATTTCTAAAGACGAGTACTTAGACATTCTGTTTGAAGATCTTGAGTTGCCTAATTTAGAAAAAAACCAAATCGCCAAAATTACCGAATGGAAAACCCATCGCGCCGGCTATCAAACCGCGGGGGTGCCAGCAAATATCGCGATAGTGAAATCGCTTCAACAGTCACTTGCGCGTCGAACCGCAATGACGGCAGGCAAAAAGCGCATGTTGCGTGAACTCGAAGAAGAGCTCGATCGCGTTAAAATGTCTGAGCCAGCACAAATGCTCGAAGAGAAGCGTCTTCAAGAAGAGATAAAAGCTCTGCGTCGTAAGTTAGATACTGTTCCATTCATTGATACCTTCGATTTACGATTCAAGAACTATGAGCGCCGCCCAGTGCCATCTAGCCAAGCGGTTATGTTCTGTCTTATGGATGTGTCTGGCTCTATGGACCAGGCAACCAAAGACATCGCCAAGCGCTTTTACGTGCTTCTTTACCTATTCCTAACTCGCACCTACGAGAACGTAGAAGTAGTGTTCATTCGTCACCATACCCAAGCAAAAGAAGTCGATGAACATGAGTTTTTCTACTCGCAAGAGACAGGGGGAACCATAGTTTCAAGTGCGCTAAAACTAATGAACGAAATTGTTGCAGACCGCTACCCTGTTGGAGAGTGGAATATCTACGCAGCTCAAGCCTCAGACGGTGATAACTGGGCAGACGATTCACCGCGATGCCGTGAGCTTCTCACCAAAAACTTACTGCCAAACTGCCAATACTACTCATACATCGAAATCACTCGCCGCTCTCATCAAACCTTGTGGC encodes:
- a CDS encoding methyl-accepting chemotaxis protein; the encoded protein is MDMLALSQKQKVMLFLVVLALGFVALAGFTSSRLTQMSDQYHLSSDISTGSMSIYQTQSKILTLSSNLDNLSGSQVSTATQEISAIVAAVNKDAEFLSKLELTQQADKLTRNVNDFESAANPWLNLKQELGFTIDEGKLGELKQLADTIEKKIEETGMVTLNSDFQAMVKSQQNYLLQPNEENLKLFNRAMGSFESMSNVYAMLELYEKEIEQYKSTFVRVSELSQQLGSVEQQLLTSKAQLTQLIASITDELGSISQQYQSSAENTSEQTLWSVLVACVLLAVFTVAIFVMQSTSLAKSLARTRQVLHGVSSGDLSQRMALTKNPNDEFNQLASSINESCENLGGLVRGVQDSSQALSGNAAELNQGLDMLAHHQSEVLGQTQLLASATEEVSVTTQEVSNSLEFVSEISRSSTDAAEEGAKVIGAAIGSLEEVGTILTSAAGHIQLLEEASSKVDSVMEIINGIAEQTNLLALNAAIEAARAGEQGRGFAVVADEVRSLAVRTVDAVTEISGTIDTMKKESAEVIQYIGQSESSMATGRARGQEAMDALKLITEKADEASHQTEVIFSSIKELATTSQSMADNMTQISSAMKELEQNNEQLRSVSGVVEERSGSLNQDCQKFTI
- the pflA gene encoding pyruvate formate lyase 1-activating protein yields the protein MSTTGRIHSFESCGTVDGPGIRFIVFLQGCLMRCMYCHNRDTWDTHGGKEVTVEEIINEAKSYRHFMNASGGGVTCSGGEAMLQPEFVRDFFRAAHAEGIHTCLDTNGYIRKHTDVIDEVLEATDLVMLDLKHMKDEIHHDFIGVSNKRTLDFARYLHKIGQKTWIRYVVVPGYTDDEEAAHMLGDFIKDMDNIEKIELLPYHKLGAHKWEALGIEYPLEGTNPPSKETMDNIVSILEQYHSNVKY
- a CDS encoding energy-coupling factor ABC transporter permease — translated: MELNELLALFIALIALLFVWRDVKEVFLPKLVNERTFQHITFAITFALFVLWSADAGVKEGLSIHFLGITALTLMYVWQSAFALSTVVALLMALFGEFTFYAVPEYLLFSCLIPILISYSVFLASYRYLPRNIFVFIFVAGFLNGGLTGTFHLVINSAYFLIVSDYDWQTIFDNYLVFTPLLAFPEGLLNGMTAAVLTVFKPELLRVFSDRDYIYNHYHK
- a CDS encoding YfbU family protein, with the translated sequence MEMTNAQRLILSNQYYLMSQLDQENAAKYQRLQTIVERGYELQMRELNKDFGCLVEAECREIIDIMEMYHAMQESNKMLSEQEQGEVDQRRLTFLGFDIASEAQLVNYVRFLVDSEGLYPQFSKGEHHFNAQMPMLEKYRRMLNTWRNCPRQYHLCANELKQIFNA
- a CDS encoding methyl-accepting chemotaxis protein; its protein translation is MLKKLSLKNKLAISASVAIVIGGLLVEGLSFRASLERLNVEVEQRLESTASSYNQYVSDWILSKERALTSLSQESKKEDIVTHLKQVKNSGNFDNIFLAYPDGGQDNANGVVLPPGNDDPREWGWYKNAVKQPSKVFMDNPTVAAATGANVVSLGKALELHGQQVVLGADVEITDILSGMEKVILPGEGYMFIANDKGNVFAHQDTKLLNKSLLELGLNESSIKEAVNSGHDIYVDVLGKESVIYAKSIDNSGLTTVIVVDYDSLVSPLFSAVWGQLLVTGIVVVICTILFNLLCNMLFRPLNNVSNALEQIANGSGDLTQRIKVESHDEVGKLAHNFNTFVGSLQQLIGHIREQSSQLTHQSESSARRAQSAVDEIHHQQQEITMVATAVTELASATQEIASHAEQTAQAAQESTASTENGHELVENTKGSINKLANELQSASDIVGELERHGQEISTVLATIQGIAEQTNLLALNAAIEAARAGEQGRGFAVVADEVRVLSQRTHSSTEEIKNTITVLQETTGRAVSIMHSSAGLAGLSVQDADRAANALGEINQAVTLISDMATQIATAAEEQTHVTSEITQNITSIKDVADQLVVGVNQSSEESYQVKSQADELSAKVATFKLS
- a CDS encoding MipA/OmpV family protein gives rise to the protein MAKISQWSIGAAASYSPAVYKDTPSNETIIPLVGYEGEHLFLRGFTAGYRLYPLGSPQNIIFRAAYDPRTLKPGDSTNPDIRLMDERQATVLGGVTYQVITLVGLFEATAGSDILHRHSGIYAEAVWRLPIRRNGWGITPSMGFAYNSERLNNHLYGVSSEEAARSNFDEFDADWDGQFFIGASGYMHITPKIRVTGGVRYTNIEGGIEDSPLIESGVTTSANLGVAYVF
- a CDS encoding PrkA family serine protein kinase, which codes for MSIFDHFQARYEASKDEELSLQEFLALCKDDKSAYANAAERLLMAIGEPEVIDTAQDPQLSRIFSNRVISRYDTFKDFYGMEDAIEQIVSYLKHAAQGLEERKQILYLLGPVGGGKSSLAEKLKALMQQVPIYVLSANGERSPVNDHPFCLFDVSEDGELLKQEYGIEKRYLRSIMSPWAAKRLHEFGGDISKFKVVKVRPSILDQLAIAKTEPGDENNQDISSLVGKVDIRQLEHFSQDDPDAYSYSGALCRANQGLMEFVEMFKAPIKVLHPLLTATQEGNYNGTEGLSALPFDGMILAHSNESEWQTFRNNKNNEAFLDRVYIVKVPYCLRVAEEVKIYQKLLDHSELSKAPCSPSTLELLSQFSILSRLKEPENSSIFSKMRVYDGETLKDTDPKAKSYQEYRDFAGVDEGMSGLSTRFAFKILSRVFNFDQTEVAANPVHLFYVIEQQIEREQFPQETAEKYLEFLKGYLVPRYVEFIGKEIQTAYLESYSEYGQNIFDRYVTYADFWIQDQEYRDPETGQLFDRSALNNELEKIEKTAGISNPKDFRNEIVNFVLRARANNNGTNPVWTSYEKLRTVIEKKMFSNTEELLPVISFNTKTSSEDQKKHDDFVARMMEKGYTEKQVRLLSEWYLRVRKSS
- a CDS encoding YeaH/YhbH family protein; translation: MAQFIDRRLNGKNKSAVNRQRFLRRHKEQIKESVADAVNRRSITNTETGEDVSIPHKDIKEPVFHQGKGGLKERVHPGNDQFITGDKIERPKGGGQGGGSGEGEASADGEGQDDFVFQISKDEYLDILFEDLELPNLEKNQIAKITEWKTHRAGYQTAGVPANIAIVKSLQQSLARRTAMTAGKKRMLRELEEELDRVKMSEPAQMLEEKRLQEEIKALRRKLDTVPFIDTFDLRFKNYERRPVPSSQAVMFCLMDVSGSMDQATKDIAKRFYVLLYLFLTRTYENVEVVFIRHHTQAKEVDEHEFFYSQETGGTIVSSALKLMNEIVADRYPVGEWNIYAAQASDGDNWADDSPRCRELLTKNLLPNCQYYSYIEITRRSHQTLWHEYEKLEGAFPNFAMKNIRSVEDIFPVFRELFKKETA